One window from the genome of Dyadobacter sp. CECT 9275 encodes:
- the uvrA gene encoding excinuclease ABC subunit UvrA — translation MEVAEQDLIEVQGAREHNLKNIDLAIPRNKLVVVTGISGSGKSSLAFDTIYAEGQRRYMESFSAYARGFIGEMERPDVDKISGLSPVISIEQKTTSRNPRSTVGTVTEIYDFLRLLYARAGEAYSYVTGRRMVKQSQDQIVNQLMTQFLGQKTILLAPAVKGRKGHYRELFVQIARLGYNKVRVDGTVQEITPKMQLDRYKVHDIEIVIDRVIPKSEAEDPQSRYRLSQSVATAIKQGKGALMVLDEKGETYYFSQNLMDPESGISYDDPAPNAFSFNSPYGWCPSCQGLGVVEEITEESIMPDKSLSISRGGIAPMGEYREAWIFKQLEVLLKKYKVTLTTPLEKFPEEAIRVVLFGSEDAVPVPSKKYPGTEWETKFDGIINFLKRQQESGNDKIQDWLKDFMVIKTCPECNGKRLRKESLHFRIDKRDIAELSDMDVRELSDWLVNLEERLEERQRMIAGEVLKEIRKRVGFLLDVGLDYLTLNRALRTLSGGEAQRIRLATQIGTQLTGVLYIMDEPSIGLHQRDNVRLINSLKSLRDLGNTVLVVEHDKDMMLASDYIVDIGPGAGRHGGNVVGAGTPEVFLKNGSLTAEYLSGRQRIEVPEVRRKGNGKQIALKGCTGHNLKNVSISIPLGTMICVTGVSGSGKSSLIHETLFPLLNHYFYKSRREPLAYKSIEGLENIDKVIEVDQSPIGRTPRSNPATYTNLFTDIRTLYAELPESKIRGYKPGRFSFNVKGGRCEDCEGAGMKRIEMDFLPDVHIDCETCKGKRFNRETLEVRFKGKSIADVLDMTVESALDFFENQPRLLRKVQTLFDVGLGYITLGQHATTLSGGEAQRVKLSEELSKRDTGKTLYILDEPTTGLHFQDIRHLLLVLNKLVEKGNTVLIIEHNMDVIKVADYIIDMGPEGGGQGGRVVGEGTPEKVAKVKGSFTGYFLKDELKG, via the coding sequence ATGGAAGTGGCCGAGCAGGACCTGATCGAAGTTCAGGGTGCACGCGAGCATAATCTTAAAAACATTGATCTGGCCATTCCCAGGAATAAACTGGTGGTGGTAACAGGTATCAGCGGGAGCGGGAAATCTTCTCTTGCTTTTGATACCATTTACGCAGAGGGGCAGCGCAGATATATGGAGAGTTTTTCTGCATACGCCCGTGGTTTTATCGGTGAAATGGAGCGTCCCGATGTTGACAAGATCAGCGGACTGTCGCCGGTAATTAGTATCGAGCAAAAAACTACTTCCAGAAACCCGCGGTCAACCGTCGGAACGGTAACTGAGATTTACGATTTTCTCCGGTTACTCTATGCCCGTGCAGGTGAAGCCTACTCCTATGTTACCGGGAGGAGGATGGTGAAGCAATCACAGGATCAGATTGTTAATCAATTGATGACCCAGTTTTTGGGACAAAAAACAATATTGCTTGCTCCGGCGGTGAAGGGTAGGAAGGGGCATTATCGCGAACTGTTTGTGCAGATTGCCCGCCTGGGATATAACAAGGTGCGAGTGGACGGTACGGTTCAGGAGATCACTCCTAAAATGCAGCTAGACCGTTACAAAGTGCATGATATTGAAATCGTAATCGATCGGGTCATTCCCAAGTCGGAAGCTGAAGATCCACAATCCAGATACCGTCTGAGCCAGTCGGTTGCTACGGCCATAAAGCAGGGAAAAGGCGCTTTGATGGTGTTGGATGAAAAGGGAGAAACTTATTATTTCTCACAAAACCTGATGGATCCGGAATCCGGGATCAGCTATGATGATCCGGCTCCCAATGCTTTTTCTTTTAATTCGCCATACGGCTGGTGCCCATCCTGCCAGGGGCTTGGGGTAGTGGAGGAAATTACGGAGGAATCTATTATGCCTGATAAGTCTTTGTCTATCAGCAGGGGTGGGATTGCTCCAATGGGTGAATATCGGGAGGCCTGGATTTTTAAGCAACTCGAAGTATTACTTAAAAAATATAAGGTAACACTAACCACTCCGCTGGAAAAGTTTCCGGAGGAGGCTATCCGGGTGGTGCTGTTCGGCAGTGAGGATGCTGTTCCGGTACCTTCCAAAAAATATCCCGGTACAGAGTGGGAAACCAAGTTCGACGGGATCATCAACTTTTTGAAACGCCAGCAGGAAAGCGGAAATGATAAGATACAGGATTGGCTGAAAGATTTTATGGTCATCAAAACCTGTCCTGAATGCAACGGAAAGCGGTTGCGTAAGGAATCGCTTCATTTCAGAATCGATAAAAGAGATATTGCCGAACTTTCTGACATGGATGTCCGTGAGCTGTCGGACTGGCTCGTGAATCTGGAGGAAAGGCTGGAAGAACGGCAGCGTATGATTGCGGGGGAGGTTTTGAAGGAGATCAGAAAGCGGGTAGGCTTTTTGCTGGATGTGGGTTTGGATTATCTCACCCTGAACCGCGCACTGAGGACTTTGTCAGGAGGAGAGGCGCAGCGGATACGTCTGGCGACACAGATAGGCACGCAGCTTACAGGCGTTCTGTACATCATGGACGAGCCGAGCATTGGGCTGCATCAGCGGGATAATGTCCGGCTGATCAATTCCCTGAAAAGCCTGAGAGATCTTGGAAATACAGTGCTGGTGGTGGAGCATGACAAGGATATGATGCTGGCATCTGATTACATTGTGGATATCGGTCCAGGTGCGGGCAGGCATGGGGGAAATGTGGTTGGCGCAGGCACGCCCGAGGTTTTCCTGAAAAACGGGTCGCTTACTGCCGAATATCTGAGTGGTCGGCAGCGTATTGAAGTACCGGAAGTCCGTAGGAAAGGAAATGGGAAACAGATAGCGCTCAAGGGTTGTACGGGGCATAATCTTAAAAATGTGAGCATTTCTATTCCATTGGGTACGATGATCTGCGTCACCGGTGTAAGTGGGAGCGGAAAATCGTCACTCATCCACGAAACGCTGTTTCCTTTACTCAATCATTATTTTTATAAATCAAGAAGAGAACCGCTTGCTTATAAATCCATTGAGGGGCTTGAAAATATAGATAAGGTCATTGAGGTGGACCAGTCGCCCATCGGTAGAACGCCTCGTTCCAATCCGGCTACCTACACGAATCTTTTCACAGATATCCGCACTCTCTATGCTGAATTGCCGGAATCGAAGATTCGTGGTTACAAACCCGGTCGTTTCTCTTTTAACGTAAAAGGCGGGCGCTGCGAAGATTGCGAAGGAGCAGGAATGAAACGCATTGAAATGGATTTTTTGCCCGATGTTCATATTGATTGCGAAACCTGCAAAGGAAAGCGTTTCAACCGGGAAACGCTGGAAGTTCGTTTTAAAGGAAAATCAATCGCGGACGTACTGGATATGACGGTGGAATCGGCGCTGGATTTTTTTGAAAATCAGCCGCGGTTGCTCAGGAAGGTACAGACGCTTTTTGACGTGGGATTGGGCTATATTACATTAGGCCAGCATGCCACGACGCTCTCCGGCGGTGAGGCGCAGCGCGTGAAATTATCGGAAGAGTTATCCAAGCGCGATACCGGCAAGACGCTGTACATTCTGGATGAGCCTACCACGGGATTGCATTTTCAGGATATAAGACATCTGCTGCTGGTTTTAAATAAACTGGTGGAGAAAGGGAATACCGTCCTGATCATTGAGCACAATATGGATGTGATCAAGGTCGCTGATTATATTATTGATATGGGGCCCGAAGGCGGTGGCCAGGGCGGCCGGGTGGTAGGGGAAGGAACACCTGAAAAGGTGGCAAAGGTAAAGGGAAGTTTTACAGGATATTTCCTGAAAGATGAATTAAAGGGATAG
- a CDS encoding SusC/RagA family TonB-linked outer membrane protein, with protein MRQNLLFLLSRGVIALLLAVTAQLSYAQDRQVTGKVTSSVDKMGLPGVNIQVKGTTNGTVTDVEGNYSIDVKSQEAVLVFSSIGFGKQEITVGPKTVIDVSMVDDVKSLSEVVVTGYGSQSKKEITGAVATLDAKQLLTTPSTNLGQALQGKVPGVVIGNENSPGGGVSVRIRGFGTINDNSPLYVVDGVPTKGMGANGVSNTLNTLNLNDIESMQILKDASAASIYGSRAGNGVVIITTKRGKIGKPVFTYDTYYGTQRPGKLLDMLNTQQYADLTWESRINTLNLGAMKDGAFPAGTVLTYPKHAQFGSGSTPKIPDYIFPSGTYEGDPRVAKDANGNYINYSTDVNSANFNKTVWLITKANKEGTNWLKEIYQPAPIQNHQIGVSGGTESGRYAMSLNYFNQQGLMIHTSFKRYTLRSNTEFNVNKRIRVGQNFQAGYASRIGQPNGNNAESNPTSFGYRVPPIVPVYDVAGNFAGTRGTDIDNSVNPVSLLYRNKDNQQNEVRLFGNAFAEVDILKNLTAKTSFGIDYNLYNYRNYVPRDIESAEARSTQTLTTTNNYEWTWTWYNTLTYNLVLNNSHKINIIAGTESIKNYYENFDASRTNYLVDALDNRYLSAGTGVQTNNGGAANWRLASEFARASYSLQSKYLFDATIRRDRSSRFAAANRVAYFPAVSAGWVLSDENFVKAAGSWLSYAKLRVGWGQTGNQEIGNYNSFTQFATNPALSFYDLNGSKTSAIAGYELIQFGNTKAKWETTTSTNIGLDAALFKGSVDIALDWYTRTTSDMLFPVSPPLTAGVAASPFQNIGSMRNRGIDLGINYNGKAINGDLTYNAGVNFSTYRNLVTRTNGDPNTQYFGINDERIQNFVVTQQNYPISSFFGYQHDGIFQTDAEAKEAPKNNLGSNENRAGRFRFVDVNKDGVIDTKDLSIIGNPHPDFTYGININVNYKGFGLAIFGSGVQGNQIFNYTKYWTDFPTFFGNKSTRMLNESWRPGKTDAILPQLNSSDQVSILPSNYYLENGSYFRFKNIQLTYSLPKTLLSRLGLGPCRIYVQGQNLVTITKYSGMDPEINLRNYGAGNDRQIGVDGGSYPASKQYIVGLNVSF; from the coding sequence ATGAGACAAAATTTACTATTTCTACTCTCACGGGGTGTGATAGCTTTGCTGCTGGCCGTTACGGCGCAACTATCCTATGCCCAGGATCGCCAGGTTACCGGCAAAGTCACATCGTCTGTGGATAAAATGGGGCTTCCCGGTGTAAACATTCAGGTAAAAGGTACTACTAACGGAACAGTAACGGATGTAGAAGGCAACTATAGCATTGATGTGAAGTCGCAGGAGGCAGTACTGGTATTCTCTTCCATCGGTTTTGGGAAACAGGAAATAACAGTAGGACCCAAAACAGTTATTGACGTTAGTATGGTTGACGATGTCAAAAGCCTCAGCGAAGTTGTCGTGACGGGGTATGGTTCTCAATCCAAAAAGGAAATTACGGGGGCCGTGGCTACGCTGGACGCCAAACAATTGCTGACCACTCCCTCCACCAACCTTGGCCAGGCCTTACAGGGCAAAGTCCCAGGTGTGGTGATCGGCAACGAAAACAGCCCCGGAGGTGGAGTTTCCGTCCGGATCCGGGGGTTTGGAACCATTAACGATAACTCCCCTCTCTATGTAGTGGATGGCGTACCTACCAAAGGCATGGGTGCCAACGGGGTATCCAACACACTGAACACACTGAACTTGAACGACATAGAATCCATGCAGATTCTAAAAGACGCTTCTGCAGCTTCGATATATGGATCCCGGGCAGGAAACGGAGTGGTTATCATTACTACAAAAAGAGGAAAAATTGGCAAGCCTGTTTTCACCTATGACACGTATTATGGCACGCAGCGCCCCGGGAAATTACTCGACATGCTGAATACCCAACAATACGCCGACCTGACGTGGGAGTCGCGGATCAATACCCTCAACCTTGGTGCCATGAAAGACGGGGCCTTTCCGGCGGGAACAGTACTCACCTACCCCAAACATGCCCAGTTTGGAAGCGGATCTACCCCTAAAATCCCTGATTATATTTTCCCGTCCGGAACCTACGAGGGAGACCCCAGGGTTGCCAAGGACGCCAATGGTAATTATATCAATTACAGTACCGATGTCAACTCTGCCAACTTCAATAAAACCGTTTGGCTGATCACCAAAGCAAACAAAGAGGGCACCAACTGGCTGAAGGAGATTTACCAGCCCGCCCCCATTCAGAATCATCAGATTGGTGTTTCGGGAGGAACGGAAAGCGGCCGTTATGCCATGTCTCTGAATTATTTCAATCAGCAGGGACTGATGATACATACGAGCTTCAAACGGTATACCCTGCGTTCCAATACCGAATTTAATGTTAACAAGAGGATCAGGGTGGGGCAAAACTTCCAGGCCGGTTACGCCTCCAGAATCGGACAGCCCAACGGAAACAATGCCGAAAGCAACCCGACTTCCTTTGGTTACCGTGTTCCGCCCATCGTACCGGTATATGATGTGGCCGGGAATTTTGCCGGAACAAGAGGTACAGATATTGATAATTCGGTAAACCCCGTATCGCTGCTCTACCGGAACAAGGATAACCAGCAAAATGAGGTACGGTTGTTTGGCAATGCCTTCGCAGAGGTGGATATTCTCAAAAACCTGACGGCCAAAACCAGCTTCGGTATTGACTATAACCTGTATAACTATCGTAACTACGTGCCCAGGGATATTGAATCGGCAGAAGCCAGAAGCACCCAGACTTTAACCACGACCAACAATTACGAATGGACCTGGACCTGGTACAACACCCTGACATACAACCTTGTACTAAACAACTCTCATAAAATAAATATTATTGCGGGTACTGAATCTATCAAAAACTACTACGAAAACTTTGATGCGAGCCGTACCAACTACCTGGTGGATGCCCTTGATAACCGTTATCTGAGCGCAGGTACCGGTGTACAAACCAACAACGGCGGAGCTGCAAACTGGCGGCTGGCCTCCGAATTCGCCCGCGCCAGTTACAGCCTTCAGAGCAAATATCTTTTTGATGCCACCATCCGCCGCGACCGCTCTTCCCGGTTTGCAGCAGCCAACCGTGTAGCTTATTTCCCCGCGGTAAGTGCCGGATGGGTTTTATCTGATGAGAACTTTGTAAAAGCAGCAGGCTCCTGGCTTTCTTATGCCAAACTCAGGGTGGGCTGGGGACAAACAGGTAACCAGGAAATTGGTAACTACAACTCCTTCACGCAGTTTGCCACCAATCCGGCGTTGTCGTTCTACGATCTGAACGGATCCAAAACATCTGCCATCGCGGGGTACGAACTGATTCAGTTTGGTAATACCAAAGCAAAATGGGAAACCACCACTTCCACAAACATTGGTTTGGATGCCGCTTTGTTCAAAGGATCTGTTGATATTGCTCTGGACTGGTATACCCGCACGACGTCAGACATGCTCTTCCCGGTGTCTCCACCGCTTACCGCCGGAGTAGCGGCATCGCCTTTTCAGAACATCGGCTCTATGCGGAACCGTGGTATTGACCTGGGTATCAATTACAATGGCAAGGCGATCAACGGCGACCTTACCTACAACGCCGGGGTTAATTTCAGTACCTACCGAAATCTGGTGACACGAACCAATGGTGATCCGAATACGCAGTATTTCGGTATCAATGACGAACGTATCCAGAACTTTGTGGTAACGCAGCAGAATTATCCGATCTCCTCCTTTTTCGGATACCAGCACGACGGCATTTTTCAGACAGACGCAGAAGCGAAGGAAGCTCCCAAAAATAACCTCGGCTCAAATGAGAACCGTGCGGGACGTTTCAGATTTGTGGATGTCAACAAGGATGGTGTAATTGACACCAAGGATTTGAGCATTATCGGAAATCCTCACCCCGACTTCACTTATGGTATTAATATCAATGTGAATTACAAAGGGTTTGGCCTCGCTATTTTCGGTTCAGGGGTGCAGGGTAACCAGATTTTCAACTATACCAAATACTGGACCGATTTCCCGACTTTCTTTGGTAACAAAAGTACACGCATGCTGAACGAGTCGTGGAGGCCTGGAAAAACAGATGCTATACTCCCCCAGCTGAATTCCAGCGACCAGGTAAGTATACTTCCTTCAAATTATTATTTGGAAAACGGATCATACTTCCGCTTTAAAAATATCCAGCTTACGTATTCTTTACCCAAAACCTTGCTGAGCAGACTGGGCCTTGGCCCCTGCCGGATTTATGTACAGGGCCAGAACCTGGTTACCATTACCAAATACTCAGGTATGGATCCTGAAATTAACCTGCGGAATTACGGCGCCGGAAACGACAGGCAGATCGGCGTGGACGGAGGATCTTATCCTGCCTCCAAACAATATATCGTAGGCCTGAATGTCAGCTTCTAA
- a CDS encoding RagB/SusD family nutrient uptake outer membrane protein, with the protein MKKFVIILSSVVLGILSSCSDSFLDVNPKAALSATTLQNKTGVNALLVGAYALLDGWATAEGAYRSYNVGADNWVYGSVASDDAYKGTNAGDQPPISLIEQGNIAADNIYFRGKWRGMYDGIARTNDVLQTLEKATDLTDAERAQIIAEARFLRGHYHFELKKMFNMVPYIDEKTYDPLNLESTKLPNTTDIYPKIEEDLKAAYAVLPTSQSQPGRPTKWAAGALLAKVYLFQKKYPDAKVLLEAIVASNKYRLVDKYHDNFQASTNNNAESIFEVQYSVNDGAAGGENGNIGSTLNYPYGGGAFTTCCGFFQPSVNLVNSFKTDANGLPLLDTYNDTDIPNDQGIESTAPFTPYAGNLDPRLDWTVGRRGIPYLDWGIHPGKAYIRDQAYAGPYSPKKHVMHKTDPTFSSNNRLNANNFRLIRYAQVLLWLAEIEVEVGDLEKARGYVNQIRARAAKPEGFVKNADGTPAANYVIKEYPATWTDREFARKAVRFEERLELGMEGNRRFDLVRWGIAAENMNAYYAVEGNKRAYLKGSQFVKGKHEYFPIPIQEILNSQVGGKATLTQNPNY; encoded by the coding sequence ATGAAAAAATTTGTAATCATCCTGTCGTCCGTAGTACTGGGAATTCTAAGTTCCTGCTCGGACTCCTTTCTGGACGTAAACCCTAAAGCAGCGCTCAGCGCCACCACACTGCAAAACAAAACTGGTGTAAATGCCCTGCTTGTGGGCGCGTATGCGCTACTGGATGGCTGGGCAACGGCCGAGGGGGCCTACCGGTCGTACAATGTTGGCGCCGATAACTGGGTTTACGGGAGCGTCGCTTCTGATGACGCCTACAAAGGGACCAATGCCGGTGATCAGCCACCGATATCACTGATAGAGCAGGGCAACATAGCAGCCGACAACATTTATTTCCGCGGAAAATGGAGAGGTATGTACGACGGCATTGCCCGGACAAACGACGTTTTGCAAACATTGGAAAAGGCTACTGACCTTACCGATGCAGAACGCGCTCAGATCATAGCCGAAGCTCGTTTTTTGCGTGGCCACTATCATTTTGAATTGAAGAAAATGTTCAACATGGTACCTTATATTGATGAAAAAACGTACGACCCGCTCAATCTGGAAAGCACCAAGCTGCCCAACACAACAGATATTTATCCCAAAATAGAAGAAGACCTGAAAGCCGCTTACGCTGTGCTCCCCACATCACAATCGCAACCGGGCCGTCCGACCAAATGGGCAGCAGGGGCTTTATTGGCCAAAGTATATCTTTTTCAAAAAAAATATCCGGATGCCAAAGTGCTGCTGGAAGCCATCGTAGCCAGTAATAAATACAGGCTGGTTGACAAGTACCATGATAATTTTCAGGCATCCACCAACAACAATGCTGAATCCATTTTCGAAGTCCAGTATTCGGTCAATGACGGTGCGGCCGGCGGAGAAAACGGAAACATAGGGTCTACCCTGAACTACCCCTATGGTGGCGGAGCTTTCACTACCTGCTGTGGATTTTTCCAGCCATCGGTCAACCTAGTCAACTCGTTTAAAACCGATGCCAACGGATTGCCCCTACTGGATACTTATAATGACACCGACATTCCCAATGATCAGGGAATTGAGTCAACGGCACCCTTTACGCCCTATGCTGGCAATCTGGATCCACGCCTCGACTGGACCGTCGGTCGCCGTGGCATTCCTTATCTGGACTGGGGTATCCATCCAGGAAAGGCCTACATTCGTGATCAGGCATACGCGGGGCCCTATTCCCCTAAAAAACACGTCATGCACAAAACCGACCCCACTTTCTCATCCAACAACCGTTTGAATGCCAACAACTTCCGACTGATACGTTATGCTCAGGTACTCCTGTGGCTTGCGGAGATAGAGGTAGAAGTGGGGGATCTTGAAAAGGCCCGTGGTTATGTGAACCAGATCAGGGCAAGGGCTGCAAAACCGGAAGGGTTTGTGAAAAATGCGGACGGAACTCCCGCTGCCAATTATGTGATCAAAGAATACCCAGCCACATGGACCGACCGGGAATTTGCACGTAAAGCGGTCAGATTTGAAGAACGCCTGGAACTCGGGATGGAAGGAAACCGCCGTTTTGACTTGGTGAGGTGGGGAATTGCCGCTGAAAACATGAATGCGTATTATGCGGTTGAAGGTAATAAACGAGCATACCTGAAAGGCTCTCAGTTTGTAAAGGGCAAACACGAATACTTCCCGATCCCGATACAAGAAATCCTGAACAGCCAGGTAGGCGGAAAAGCCACACTGACACAGAATCCCAATTATTAG
- a CDS encoding ArsR/SmtB family transcription factor, whose protein sequence is MDVRKVERISKALSDPSRITILQQLRQKENCLYCHEIADFIDLTQPSISHHVKQLADADLIVPEKEGRNVKYKLNQAVLNEYVQFLNTLKV, encoded by the coding sequence ATGGATGTCAGGAAAGTAGAGCGGATTTCCAAGGCGTTGAGTGATCCGAGCAGAATAACAATTCTACAACAGTTACGTCAAAAAGAGAACTGTTTGTATTGTCATGAGATTGCCGATTTTATTGATCTGACGCAGCCCTCTATTTCTCACCATGTAAAACAACTTGCGGACGCGGATTTGATTGTGCCAGAAAAAGAAGGACGAAACGTAAAGTACAAGCTGAATCAGGCCGTTTTGAACGAATATGTACAATTCCTGAATACTCTTAAAGTCTAA